In Kineococcus endophyticus, the following proteins share a genomic window:
- a CDS encoding RraA family protein has translation MHDARLAGQQYEVTAPQEGPRLPVQARLSLVPTAAVSDALDRLGLPGSLHGLGGLREGQSACGPAFTARYEPVDDSGGTVGDFLDDVPAGAVVVIDNGGSTTETVWGGIMTRIAAANGVAGTVINGVCRDTAASAAVGYSTWSAGRFMRTGKDRVRLHAVQEPVSINGVTIRPGDVVVGDDDGVVVVPVERAEEVAELAERIEAVEAAILTAVAAGSSLTQARREHGYHALQTRDSNQVTA, from the coding sequence ATGCACGATGCGCGTCTAGCTGGCCAGCAGTACGAGGTGACTGCCCCACAGGAGGGTCCGCGCCTGCCGGTGCAGGCGCGGCTGTCGCTGGTGCCGACCGCTGCGGTCTCAGACGCGCTGGACCGGCTCGGCTTGCCTGGCTCGCTGCACGGCCTTGGTGGTCTGCGAGAGGGCCAGAGCGCCTGCGGTCCGGCCTTCACCGCCCGCTACGAGCCCGTCGACGATTCCGGCGGCACCGTCGGGGACTTCCTCGACGACGTTCCCGCTGGTGCGGTGGTGGTCATCGACAACGGTGGTTCAACCACCGAGACCGTCTGGGGCGGGATCATGACCCGTATCGCGGCGGCCAACGGGGTCGCCGGCACGGTCATCAACGGTGTCTGTCGCGACACCGCAGCCAGTGCCGCGGTGGGGTACAGCACCTGGAGTGCGGGGCGATTCATGCGCACCGGCAAGGACCGGGTCCGTCTGCATGCGGTGCAGGAGCCGGTGAGCATCAACGGCGTGACGATCCGACCGGGCGATGTGGTCGTCGGTGACGACGACGGCGTCGTCGTCGTACCCGTCGAGCGTGCCGAGGAGGTCGCTGAGCTGGCCGAGCGCATCGAGGCGGTGGAGGCGGCGATTCTCACCGCCGTGGCGGCGGGATCCTCACTGACTCAGGCACGCCGTGAGCACGGCTACCACGCCCTGCAGACCCGCGACAGCAACCAGGTGACCGCATGA
- a CDS encoding RraA family protein codes for MSTSTSAIPEATTTSTATSADAARGHSAATLWEAAATQWRTTGGDIPPEVAMDAGITAAWPGARVAGPAYTVQGAGGDNLALHLALVAAPAGSVLVAELGGADNGHWGEVMAVAAQAHNLLGLVIDGGVRDRAEQAALGFPVFSRGGSVRGTRKDVPGHLAGPVRVGGLLIRTGDLVVADADGVVVLPAERVDAVLHTADERATKEQDIFTQLKAGATTLQVYGLNPRGAL; via the coding sequence ATGAGCACCTCAACCAGCGCCATCCCCGAGGCAACGACGACGAGCACGGCGACCAGCGCTGATGCGGCGCGGGGTCACTCCGCGGCAACGCTGTGGGAGGCGGCCGCCACGCAGTGGCGCACCACCGGTGGTGACATCCCGCCGGAGGTCGCGATGGACGCCGGGATCACTGCCGCCTGGCCGGGTGCCCGGGTGGCTGGCCCGGCGTACACGGTGCAAGGCGCAGGTGGAGACAACCTCGCCTTGCACCTGGCCTTGGTCGCCGCACCGGCCGGTTCGGTCCTGGTGGCCGAGCTCGGTGGTGCGGACAACGGGCACTGGGGTGAGGTGATGGCTGTGGCCGCGCAGGCGCATAACCTGCTCGGTCTCGTCATCGACGGGGGCGTCCGAGACCGCGCCGAGCAGGCTGCCTTGGGTTTTCCTGTCTTCTCCCGCGGCGGCAGCGTGCGCGGCACCCGCAAGGACGTCCCCGGTCACCTCGCCGGACCGGTCCGCGTCGGTGGCCTTCTCATCCGCACCGGCGACCTCGTTGTCGCTGACGCCGACGGCGTCGTCGTCCTGCCCGCCGAGCGGGTGGACGCCGTCCTCCATACCGCTGACGAACGCGCCACGAAGGAGCAGGACATCTTCACCCAGCTGAAGGCCGGCGCCACCACCCTGCAGGTGTACGGGCTGAACCCGCGGGGTGCTCTGTGA
- a CDS encoding LysR family transcriptional regulator gives MIEVREARYFIAVAEELHFGRAAARLHMSQPPLSQTVKGLEQRLGVRLLHRTTREVTLSPAGAALLQRCRELVHTSQAATDAARAAAGGQVGRLRIGAVTSAFLDPLPQVLASFSAEYPSVDVQVREVDTHDAVQAVRRRELDIAVVRQLATPAECVRATLRSEHFVLVVPAAWAPGLTDPEHLAAAATLPWIWLPREISPDYHDQVVACCRAADFAPEARHSARSITSQLAMVACGLGVALVPESAAHQGSLRADVVRLIHLQGSATIDLAAIWRRGADALVNGFIRSARSSETPHTST, from the coding sequence GTGATCGAGGTGCGTGAGGCGCGGTACTTCATTGCCGTCGCCGAAGAGCTGCACTTCGGTCGCGCCGCAGCTCGCCTACACATGTCCCAGCCGCCGCTCTCCCAGACCGTCAAGGGTCTGGAGCAGCGCCTTGGGGTGCGGCTGCTGCATCGCACCACCCGGGAGGTCACCCTCAGCCCGGCTGGGGCGGCACTGTTGCAGCGCTGTCGAGAGCTGGTGCACACCTCCCAAGCAGCCACCGATGCCGCCCGCGCCGCAGCTGGCGGGCAGGTCGGGCGCCTGCGCATTGGCGCGGTCACCTCCGCCTTCCTTGACCCCCTCCCGCAGGTGCTGGCCAGCTTCAGCGCTGAATACCCCAGCGTGGATGTGCAGGTCCGCGAAGTCGACACCCACGACGCCGTGCAGGCGGTACGACGTCGCGAACTCGACATCGCGGTCGTGCGGCAGCTGGCGACCCCGGCCGAGTGCGTGCGCGCCACCCTGCGCAGCGAGCACTTTGTCCTCGTCGTCCCCGCCGCCTGGGCACCCGGCCTCACTGACCCAGAGCACCTCGCCGCCGCCGCCACCCTGCCCTGGATCTGGCTGCCCCGGGAGATCTCTCCCGACTACCACGACCAAGTTGTCGCCTGCTGCCGCGCCGCCGACTTCGCACCCGAGGCACGCCACAGCGCCCGCTCCATCACTAGCCAGCTGGCGATGGTCGCCTGCGGCCTCGGAGTCGCTCTCGTGCCAGAAAGCGCGGCACATCAAGGCTCCCTGCGCGCCGATGTCGTACGCCTCATCCACCTGCAGGGCTCTGCCACCATCGATCTCGCCGCCATCTGGCGTCGAGGAGCCGACGCCCTGGTCAACGGGTTCATCCGCAGCGCACGATCCAGCGAAACTCCTCACACTTCGACGTGA